In Paenibacillus algicola, a genomic segment contains:
- a CDS encoding OmpA/MotB family protein: MPRSHEAEKESFWVSYTDLMSALLVIFALVLMITIFNTQSAYEEKEAAINEKNQMIEDVIGVKSEIIQELIRAFEDSDLAMEVDPQTGAIRFSGGVFFDLNSSMVSVKGTDYLEKFIPQYINILLSDRFKDEVSQIIVEGHTDTTGGYLYNLQLSQDRALSVVQQIFQPSFPEFKYRNQLKSVITANGRSFSIPILKKDGTIDADKSRRVEFKFRLRDDQLLDQLQKLGERDGN, from the coding sequence ATGCCTCGGTCTCATGAGGCGGAGAAAGAGAGCTTCTGGGTATCATATACCGACCTGATGTCCGCGTTACTTGTTATATTTGCGTTGGTGCTGATGATTACTATATTTAATACCCAGTCGGCCTACGAAGAAAAAGAAGCGGCTATAAACGAAAAAAATCAAATGATCGAAGATGTGATCGGAGTGAAATCCGAGATCATTCAGGAACTCATTAGAGCTTTTGAAGACTCTGATCTTGCCATGGAGGTTGATCCTCAAACCGGTGCGATTCGTTTCTCAGGAGGCGTGTTCTTTGACTTGAACAGCAGTATGGTTTCAGTGAAAGGGACGGATTATCTTGAGAAATTCATACCCCAATATATTAATATTCTGCTCTCCGATCGCTTTAAGGATGAGGTCTCACAAATCATTGTAGAAGGCCATACAGATACGACAGGAGGCTATCTATACAACCTGCAATTGTCTCAGGACCGTGCTCTTTCCGTTGTCCAACAAATATTTCAGCCCTCCTTCCCGGAATTTAAATACCGGAATCAGTTAAAGTCTGTCATCACGGCTAACGGTAGATCATTTAGTATTCCGATTCTGAAAAAAGACGGGACTATTGACGCTGACAAATCGCGGAGAGTTGAGTTTAAATTTCGGCTTAGAGATGATCAGCTGCTTGATCAACTGCAGAAGCTGGGGGAACGAGATGGAAATTAA
- a CDS encoding DUF4317 domain-containing protein, whose amino-acid sequence MLKKEIAYIRKQFKLDHEKLHIYDILNVYIMKDSSEVYHDERLPFEMLDREKQELYMGNFKKLLAGELDQKLFELKLHEEAETPTRVMLHQGLVTGDPEEWHDLMLLLVEKMLTDTTYEKDTVVTFVRGQYYQPTQARKDENEESPNNEMFANPFILCSINSTEQQRKSLLFDYVEREFKYNVIVDPIIKLSSPEQGFFYPSVTDGYSDVNRVLYCSGKPNDPNLRFIEEVLNAEKTVTALEERSIFEEIVKEVAEDQLDASKIASVYEEIHQVIETHEEEEPARLDYKDVERLLTGSGVENVTAEKVERAFESIVDNKNYEIKASSVIPKFNSKSIKINTKVATISVSPQDLKYVKQVNYQGKKSILIEVDEDIIIEGFTLSTEDL is encoded by the coding sequence ATGTTGAAAAAAGAAATAGCTTATATCCGCAAGCAATTCAAGCTGGATCATGAGAAGCTTCATATATACGACATTCTGAACGTGTATATTATGAAGGATAGCAGCGAGGTGTATCATGATGAACGCCTGCCGTTTGAGATGCTGGACCGGGAGAAGCAGGAGCTGTATATGGGCAATTTCAAAAAGCTGCTGGCCGGAGAGCTCGATCAGAAGCTGTTCGAGCTGAAGCTGCACGAGGAAGCGGAGACGCCGACCCGGGTCATGCTTCACCAGGGCCTCGTAACCGGCGATCCGGAGGAGTGGCATGATCTGATGCTGCTGCTGGTGGAGAAGATGCTGACAGATACGACCTATGAGAAGGATACGGTCGTCACCTTTGTCCGGGGACAATACTATCAGCCGACCCAGGCGCGCAAGGATGAGAACGAAGAAAGCCCGAATAATGAAATGTTCGCGAACCCGTTTATTTTGTGCAGCATCAATTCAACAGAGCAGCAGCGCAAGTCCCTGCTCTTCGATTATGTAGAGCGAGAATTCAAATACAACGTGATTGTGGATCCCATCATTAAATTAAGCTCGCCGGAGCAAGGGTTCTTCTACCCGAGCGTGACCGACGGCTATTCCGATGTGAACCGGGTGCTGTACTGCTCGGGTAAGCCGAACGATCCCAATCTGCGCTTCATAGAAGAGGTTCTGAATGCGGAGAAGACGGTAACCGCGCTGGAGGAACGCTCTATTTTTGAGGAGATTGTGAAGGAGGTCGCAGAAGACCAGCTGGATGCCTCCAAGATTGCCAGTGTATATGAAGAAATTCATCAGGTGATCGAGACCCATGAGGAAGAGGAGCCGGCACGGCTTGACTACAAGGATGTGGAGCGGCTGCTGACGGGAAGCGGTGTCGAGAACGTCACCGCCGAGAAGGTGGAGCGGGCTTTTGAGAGCATCGTCGATAACAAGAACTATGAGATCAAAGCGAGCAGTGTGATCCCGAAATTCAACTCCAAGTCCATCAAGATCAATACCAAGGTGGCGACCATCTCTGTCAGTCCACAGGACTTGAAGTATGTGAAGCAGGTTAACTACCAGGGCAAGAAGAGCATCCTGATTGAGGTCGATGAGGACATTATCATTGAGGGCTTTACGCTGAGTACGGAGGATTTGTAG
- a CDS encoding 3'-5' exoribonuclease YhaM family protein — translation MEARQTNSSVPKDYLDLVLSDSSGSISAKYWDASKTDLETFFPMCVVKIQGAAHVYRDQLQVKVLRIRKADENDGVSVTDFIRSAPVAAEELIAVIQRTIESLEHGDIRRIVTFCFDKVKEQLQSAPAAKSFHHAYFGGLAYHMVRMLELGEFLCKQRPFLQRDLVQAGIILHDIAKPAEMISEYGIVQDYSNAGKLIGHISMAAQWVTEAAIKLELDTGSNAVLALQHLILSHHNLGEWGSPVQPQMPEAVALHYIDAMDAKLQMVEDMLQTTADHQEWTPAIRGLENKAMVRLKL, via the coding sequence ATGGAAGCAAGACAGACGAACAGCTCGGTGCCCAAGGATTACCTGGACCTGGTCCTTTCGGACTCCAGTGGAAGCATTTCCGCGAAGTATTGGGATGCCAGCAAGACGGATTTGGAAACCTTTTTTCCGATGTGCGTGGTGAAGATCCAGGGTGCGGCGCACGTTTATCGGGACCAGCTGCAGGTGAAGGTGCTTCGGATTCGCAAAGCGGATGAGAATGATGGAGTCTCTGTCACGGATTTCATCCGCAGCGCGCCTGTCGCGGCAGAAGAGCTCATCGCGGTCATCCAGCGGACCATTGAAAGCCTGGAGCATGGGGACATCCGCAGGATCGTCACCTTTTGCTTCGACAAGGTGAAGGAGCAGCTTCAGTCCGCGCCAGCGGCAAAATCGTTTCATCATGCTTATTTTGGCGGGCTGGCCTATCATATGGTGCGCATGCTGGAGCTCGGTGAATTTCTGTGCAAGCAGCGGCCGTTTCTTCAACGTGATCTGGTTCAGGCAGGCATTATTTTGCACGATATTGCGAAGCCCGCCGAAATGATCTCGGAATACGGGATCGTGCAGGATTACAGCAATGCAGGCAAATTGATCGGGCATATCAGCATGGCTGCCCAGTGGGTCACCGAAGCAGCCATCAAGCTGGAGCTGGACACGGGATCGAACGCAGTACTGGCTCTGCAGCATCTGATTCTGTCTCATCATAACCTTGGGGAGTGGGGCAGTCCCGTCCAGCCGCAAATGCCGGAAGCCGTGGCTCTTCATTATATTGATGCGATGGATGCGAAGCTCCAGATGGTGGAGGACATGCTCCAGACGACAGCAGACCATCAGGAATGGACACCGGCCATTCGGGGACTGGAGAACAAGGCCATGGTCAGGCTGAAGCTGTGA
- a CDS encoding DNA recombination protein RmuC, which yields MEIIALIVNALTLLVVSALYFKKQEVEVIQAELRVELEKTKEEIRKSIMEQAVQNRQEAHTAAKMNREELNGSMGNMNRTLIASIGELASQQKNLLDSFSKRLSDLTVMNERKLETIRSTVEEKLVHLQEDNSKKLEQMRATVDEKLHATLEQRLGDSFKMVSERLELVHKGLGEMKTLANGVGDLRKVLTNVKTRGTLGELQLENLLEQTLTVEQYDKNIATKKGSSERVEFAIKIPDKNNKDHFIHLPIDSKFPIEDYQRLLDALEEGHSQAASEYSKQLDARIKSEAKSIRDKYIDPPNTTDFAIMFLPVEGLFAEVLRKPGLWESIQRECRVVIAGPTTLTAVLNSLQLGFQTLAIQKRSSEVWQVLGAVKTEFGKFGDVLEKTQKKLQEASNSIDAASTRTRVIERKLKKVQELPAVEAEQVLLEAAID from the coding sequence ATGGAAATAATTGCACTCATCGTAAATGCCCTGACGCTGTTGGTCGTGTCTGCCCTTTACTTCAAGAAACAAGAGGTTGAGGTGATTCAGGCTGAGCTCCGAGTGGAGCTGGAGAAGACAAAGGAAGAAATACGCAAGTCCATTATGGAGCAGGCTGTGCAAAATCGGCAGGAAGCCCATACCGCGGCAAAAATGAACCGGGAAGAGCTGAACGGATCTATGGGTAATATGAATCGTACCCTTATAGCGAGCATTGGGGAGCTGGCCTCTCAGCAGAAGAATCTGCTCGACAGCTTCTCTAAGCGTCTCTCTGATCTGACCGTGATGAATGAAAGAAAGCTGGAGACGATCCGCAGCACGGTGGAAGAGAAGCTCGTGCATTTGCAGGAGGATAACAGCAAGAAGCTGGAGCAAATGCGCGCTACCGTCGATGAAAAGCTGCATGCTACCTTGGAGCAGCGGCTCGGCGACTCTTTTAAAATGGTGAGTGAGCGGCTGGAGCTGGTCCATAAAGGACTAGGGGAAATGAAGACGCTGGCGAATGGAGTCGGCGACCTGCGAAAAGTATTGACCAACGTCAAGACCAGAGGAACACTGGGCGAGCTGCAGCTGGAAAATTTACTGGAGCAGACACTTACTGTAGAGCAATATGACAAAAATATCGCTACCAAAAAAGGCAGCAGCGAACGTGTAGAGTTTGCTATTAAAATTCCGGACAAGAACAACAAGGATCACTTCATACATCTGCCGATTGATTCCAAATTCCCGATTGAAGACTACCAGCGGCTGTTAGATGCTCTGGAGGAAGGCCATAGCCAGGCGGCAAGCGAGTATTCGAAGCAGCTGGATGCCAGGATTAAGAGTGAAGCCAAATCCATTCGGGACAAGTACATCGATCCGCCGAATACAACCGATTTTGCGATCATGTTTCTGCCGGTCGAGGGCCTGTTTGCTGAAGTGCTTCGCAAGCCGGGACTATGGGAGTCTATTCAACGAGAATGCCGTGTCGTCATCGCAGGCCCCACTACACTTACGGCTGTTCTGAACAGTCTCCAGCTGGGCTTCCAGACGCTGGCCATACAGAAGCGCTCCAGTGAAGTATGGCAGGTGCTTGGCGCCGTCAAAACCGAATTCGGCAAATTCGGTGACGTGCTGGAGAAGACTCAGAAAAAGCTGCAGGAGGCCAGTAATTCGATTGACGCTGCATCTACCCGGACGCGAGTTATAGAGCGCAAGCTCAAAAAAGTTCAAGAGCTGCCGGCAGTGGAAGCAGAGCAGGTTCTGCTGGAGGCAGCTATAGATTGA
- a CDS encoding extracellular solute-binding protein, translating into MKKWMSVLLVGTLSLSLAACGSSNNSETDTANNNTSQNEGSTGFENGKYDPPITLTTVQGLDSNASIFKQGETMENNVHTELIKDRLGIELKYDWVVTNTNDAYKTKLRLMLSSGEKMPDVVRYRGDMETVNMLIDSGQFMAVDELVEQYAGEEYKKGLELDPTIWYPVTRDGKKMALPILDYAYNSNQTLFIREDWLKKLNLKAPTTLEEMEQVMDAFVNQDPDGNGKKDTIGLAAGFKNGFNNWMTDIGFVFGAHGVIPGSWNPDENGKLSMGSVDPAAKEALATIQSWMEKGYISQDAALKDEVGASEFFTKGQAGMMVGPNWIPAWPLPDFEKNVPDGEYKAYPLPAGPTGKAGAAGNNPPVNGYLFINKDAKNPEAVLHYYNFFFDNFANPAEGSEFAQGFAEGYDYAVGPDGKVIKTTEEAKANPELFPGVDLNNPLPNPMFYTLTYEGARIPTLYAESMVKAAEGGELETPYEKTEVGGRHPENVQAMKVIMDQQDIYLKNYYMGPLTETMQSKNELLNKLINEAYNKIVYGQVSVDEFDKMVENWKKSGGEQITEEVNAWYDTVK; encoded by the coding sequence ATGAAAAAATGGATGTCTGTTTTGTTGGTAGGCACGCTGTCCTTGAGCTTGGCCGCATGCGGCAGCAGCAATAACAGTGAAACCGATACAGCGAACAATAACACATCGCAGAATGAAGGCTCGACGGGATTTGAGAATGGCAAATATGATCCGCCGATTACGCTGACTACAGTACAGGGACTTGACTCCAATGCTTCGATCTTCAAGCAAGGCGAGACGATGGAGAACAATGTCCACACCGAGCTTATTAAGGACCGGCTCGGCATTGAGCTGAAATATGACTGGGTCGTAACGAACACGAATGACGCCTACAAAACCAAGCTCCGGCTGATGCTTTCTTCCGGGGAGAAAATGCCGGATGTCGTTCGCTACCGCGGTGACATGGAAACCGTCAACATGCTGATTGACTCCGGCCAGTTTATGGCTGTGGATGAGCTCGTTGAGCAATATGCCGGCGAGGAATACAAAAAGGGCCTGGAACTCGATCCAACGATCTGGTATCCGGTAACACGCGACGGCAAGAAGATGGCACTTCCGATTCTGGATTACGCCTATAACTCGAACCAGACGCTGTTTATCCGGGAGGATTGGCTGAAGAAGCTGAACCTGAAGGCGCCAACGACGCTGGAGGAAATGGAGCAGGTGATGGATGCTTTCGTAAACCAGGATCCGGACGGCAATGGCAAGAAGGATACCATTGGTCTTGCAGCAGGCTTCAAGAATGGCTTTAACAACTGGATGACCGACATCGGCTTCGTGTTCGGAGCGCACGGCGTAATTCCAGGCAGCTGGAATCCGGATGAAAACGGAAAGCTGAGCATGGGCTCTGTCGATCCGGCAGCCAAGGAAGCCCTGGCTACGATCCAGTCCTGGATGGAAAAAGGCTACATTTCTCAAGACGCAGCCTTGAAGGATGAAGTTGGCGCGTCGGAGTTCTTTACAAAAGGTCAGGCCGGCATGATGGTAGGTCCGAACTGGATTCCGGCATGGCCGCTGCCAGACTTCGAGAAGAACGTACCGGATGGCGAGTATAAAGCGTACCCGCTGCCTGCAGGTCCTACGGGTAAAGCAGGCGCCGCTGGAAACAACCCGCCTGTAAACGGTTATCTGTTCATCAACAAGGATGCCAAGAACCCGGAAGCGGTTCTCCATTACTACAATTTCTTCTTCGATAACTTTGCAAATCCGGCAGAGGGCAGCGAATTCGCTCAGGGCTTTGCAGAAGGCTATGATTACGCAGTAGGTCCGGACGGCAAGGTTATCAAAACGACAGAGGAAGCCAAAGCCAATCCGGAGCTGTTCCCTGGCGTAGATTTGAACAACCCGCTGCCAAACCCGATGTTCTACACCTTGACGTATGAAGGTGCACGGATTCCGACGCTGTACGCCGAAAGTATGGTCAAGGCAGCGGAGGGCGGCGAGCTGGAAACTCCTTACGAGAAGACTGAGGTCGGCGGACGTCATCCCGAGAACGTTCAGGCTATGAAGGTGATTATGGATCAGCAGGACATTTACCTGAAGAACTACTACATGGGTCCACTGACAGAAACGATGCAGAGCAAGAATGAATTGCTGAACAAGCTGATTAACGAAGCGTACAACAAGATTGTGTACGGTCAGGTTTCGGTCGACGAGTTCGATAAGATGGTCGAGAACTGGAAGAAATCCGGCGGTGAGCAAATCACGGAAGAAGTTAACGCTTGGTACGATACTGTAAAATAG
- a CDS encoding TVP38/TMEM64 family protein: MVKKIGLALFYLVIAGLIYKYGESILAWFRETDSAFQVIGMATLMALFPMIPYPVVGGLIGAAFGPVTGGLMIWTGSTAASLIMFLFVRYGYQDWGKKALMKARRLEKMTVLFEQNAFLFILFARMVPTIPSIIVNVYSALSRVSFGVYALSSSLGKIPAMLLFVLIGDSLLTEPRNVFITIIIYGLFLAVTIYAYRAWKSKHVSPAS; encoded by the coding sequence ATGGTTAAAAAAATTGGCTTAGCCCTCTTTTATCTTGTCATCGCCGGTCTGATTTATAAGTATGGGGAGTCCATTCTAGCCTGGTTTCGGGAGACCGACAGTGCCTTCCAGGTCATTGGGATGGCCACGCTAATGGCATTGTTTCCGATGATTCCTTATCCTGTGGTGGGAGGCTTGATCGGAGCCGCATTCGGCCCGGTCACCGGCGGATTGATGATCTGGACCGGCTCGACAGCGGCTTCCTTGATCATGTTCCTGTTTGTGCGCTACGGGTATCAGGACTGGGGCAAGAAGGCCTTGATGAAGGCGCGAAGGCTGGAGAAGATGACCGTGCTTTTTGAACAAAATGCGTTCCTGTTCATCCTCTTCGCCCGGATGGTCCCCACCATCCCGTCCATCATCGTGAATGTATATTCGGCCCTGAGCCGGGTCTCGTTCGGGGTCTACGCACTTTCTTCCTCCCTGGGCAAAATTCCTGCAATGCTGCTGTTCGTGCTCATTGGCGACAGCCTGCTCACCGAGCCAAGAAACGTATTTATTACGATCATTATTTATGGACTGTTTCTCGCCGTAACGATCTATGCGTACCGGGCCTGGAAGAGCAAGCATGTGAGTCCTGCTTCGTAG
- a CDS encoding SF0329 family protein — MSWSKLKQQLESFLSPALQGKVEYRATSYRYAPDKAGDCYITAFKHNVLNMNDPGSPVTWYASEQEIKQDDTIQLHISPEEVEAVRAGTNSSIPEERLRVMAASRKKTALAKELMSVQTALVKSSFTVKATHFLSTSIEENLESKDILLNILALVDRRVGRKRLLALTDTMKLKHPAVQYFYELRRSAL; from the coding sequence ATGTCCTGGAGTAAATTGAAGCAGCAGTTAGAGAGCTTTCTGAGCCCCGCGCTGCAGGGGAAGGTGGAGTACCGTGCTACGAGCTACCGGTATGCGCCTGATAAGGCAGGAGACTGCTATATTACCGCATTCAAGCACAATGTGCTGAATATGAATGACCCCGGCAGCCCTGTCACATGGTATGCCTCCGAGCAGGAAATCAAGCAGGATGACACGATTCAGCTGCACATCTCTCCGGAAGAGGTAGAGGCAGTCCGCGCTGGCACAAATAGCAGCATTCCCGAGGAGCGGCTGCGGGTCATGGCAGCAAGCCGGAAGAAGACCGCGCTCGCCAAGGAGCTGATGTCGGTCCAGACCGCGCTGGTTAAATCGAGCTTTACGGTGAAGGCCACACATTTTTTATCCACTTCTATAGAAGAAAATTTGGAGAGCAAGGATATTCTGCTCAATATTCTGGCCCTGGTGGACCGGCGGGTGGGGAGAAAGCGTCTGCTGGCTCTGACCGACACCATGAAGCTTAAGCATCCTGCGGTGCAGTATTTCTATGAGCTGCGGCGGAGTGCGCTGTAA